The following proteins are encoded in a genomic region of Shinella zoogloeoides:
- the yidD gene encoding membrane protein insertion efficiency factor YidD, producing MCNAPDCHHAPERPRHKGRNWNGPFRKTPGRLFGMAFIRLYQLTLSGFIGNSCRHLPTCSEYGYEAVARHGLWRGGFMTLFRVARCGPGGTHGFDPVPETLEARLAWWAPWRLWRVSKAERG from the coding sequence ATGTGTAACGCCCCCGACTGCCACCACGCTCCCGAACGGCCGCGTCACAAGGGCCGCAACTGGAACGGCCCGTTCCGCAAGACGCCGGGGCGGCTGTTCGGCATGGCCTTCATCCGCCTTTACCAGCTCACACTCTCCGGTTTCATCGGCAATTCCTGCCGCCACCTGCCGACCTGCTCGGAATACGGCTACGAGGCCGTCGCCCGCCACGGCCTGTGGCGCGGCGGGTTCATGACGCTCTTCCGCGTCGCCCGCTGTGGTCCCGGCGGCACGCATGGCTTCGATCCCGTACCGGAGACGCTGGAAGCGCGCCTTGCCTGGTGGGCGCCATGGCGGCTGTGGCGCGTCTCGAAGGCGGAGCGCGGCTGA
- a CDS encoding PAS domain-containing protein, producing the protein MHTRAATTLYDYWTRQRGERAVPLRSTIEPADIAAILPDVFMLEYGRLHAPRFRLAGTRMCAQFARELKGMDFDALFAPDQRSRVARMAENVMAEAVPAIMRIRLVDGALENTEAEIVLLPLATAGRAADRIIGTFAPLPGQRQPLSAFRYATLDALSVIDPARKDDLAGNRPPIPMPTSVMAMRPAGFGQKISRVMHLRIFEGGRKDGGLAETQPTSPKGC; encoded by the coding sequence ATGCATACCAGAGCTGCAACCACGCTTTACGATTACTGGACGCGCCAGCGCGGCGAGCGCGCCGTGCCATTGCGGAGCACCATCGAACCCGCCGACATCGCGGCGATCCTGCCGGACGTCTTCATGCTGGAGTATGGACGACTGCATGCGCCGCGCTTTCGCCTCGCCGGCACGCGCATGTGCGCCCAGTTCGCCCGCGAGCTGAAGGGCATGGATTTCGACGCGCTGTTTGCCCCGGACCAGCGCAGCCGCGTGGCCCGCATGGCGGAAAACGTCATGGCCGAGGCCGTGCCCGCGATCATGCGGATCCGGCTCGTCGACGGCGCGCTGGAAAATACCGAGGCGGAAATCGTGCTGCTGCCGCTTGCGACCGCCGGCCGGGCGGCCGACCGTATCATCGGCACCTTCGCCCCCCTGCCCGGCCAGCGCCAGCCGCTCTCGGCCTTCCGCTATGCCACGCTCGATGCGCTTTCGGTCATCGACCCCGCGCGCAAGGACGATCTGGCCGGCAACCGCCCGCCGATCCCCATGCCGACATCCGTCATGGCCATGCGACCGGCCGGCTTCGGCCAGAAGATCAGCCGGGTCATGCACCTGCGCATTTTCGAAGGCGGGCGGAAGGACGGCGGATTGGCGGAAACGCAACCAACATCGCCCAAAGGTTGTTGA
- the hisI gene encoding phosphoribosyl-AMP cyclohydrolase: MPITFQAPSRDKAELETGPAFTPRFDGNGLVTAVVTDAKDGELLMVAHMNAEALALTIETGIAHYWSRSRNSLWKKGETSGNLQTVVELRTDCDQDAVWLKVSVAGHDATCHTGRRSCFYRTVSGGPDGAVLTITGGEPQFDPAAVYSKN, translated from the coding sequence ATGCCGATCACCTTCCAAGCCCCCTCCAGGGACAAGGCCGAGCTGGAGACAGGCCCGGCCTTCACTCCCCGCTTCGACGGCAACGGCCTCGTGACCGCCGTCGTGACGGATGCGAAGGACGGCGAACTGCTGATGGTCGCCCATATGAACGCCGAAGCGCTGGCGCTCACCATCGAGACCGGCATCGCGCATTACTGGAGCCGCTCGCGCAATTCACTCTGGAAGAAGGGCGAGACCTCTGGCAATCTCCAGACCGTCGTGGAACTCAGGACCGACTGCGACCAGGACGCCGTCTGGCTGAAGGTCTCCGTCGCCGGCCACGACGCCACCTGCCATACCGGCCGCCGCTCCTGCTTCTACCGCACGGTCTCGGGCGGCCCGGACGGCGCGGTGCTGACGATCACCGGCGGCGAGCCGCAATTCGACCCGGCGGCCGTCTACAGCAAAAATTAA
- a CDS encoding rhomboid family intramembrane serine protease — protein MSNDGIEVQGDGFEARKREPAFNLPGSLVFVLGLLTLVHLVRTYVLSPSADEYVLLEFAFIPGRYAVPFSEWDLSWLWSPVTYSLLHGGWEHLIFNAFWMVAFGAPVVRRIGTVRFFLFWCLSAIAAVAFHTALHWGAMILVVGASGVVSGLMGAAARFVFSPSGRVSRQFAHLNRRLTIPEALSNRSVLVFSGIWFLTNFLIGFGQIFGSVAAGGAVAWEAHIGGFLFGFLFFPIFDVSVAESRRD, from the coding sequence ATGAGTAACGACGGCATCGAAGTGCAGGGTGACGGGTTCGAGGCCCGCAAGCGGGAGCCGGCGTTCAACCTGCCCGGAAGCCTCGTCTTCGTTCTCGGGCTGCTGACGCTCGTCCATCTGGTGCGCACCTATGTCCTGTCGCCGTCGGCCGACGAATACGTGCTGCTGGAATTCGCCTTCATCCCGGGACGCTATGCCGTTCCGTTCTCCGAATGGGACCTGAGCTGGCTGTGGAGCCCGGTCACCTATTCGCTGCTGCATGGCGGCTGGGAGCACCTGATCTTCAATGCGTTCTGGATGGTCGCCTTCGGGGCGCCCGTCGTGCGGCGCATCGGCACTGTGCGGTTCTTCCTCTTCTGGTGCCTTTCGGCCATCGCGGCCGTCGCTTTCCACACAGCCCTGCACTGGGGCGCGATGATCCTCGTCGTGGGGGCCTCCGGCGTCGTGTCGGGCCTGATGGGCGCAGCGGCGCGCTTCGTCTTTTCGCCGAGCGGGCGCGTCAGCCGGCAGTTTGCGCATCTCAACCGCCGACTCACCATCCCCGAAGCACTCTCCAACCGGTCCGTGCTGGTCTTTTCCGGGATCTGGTTCCTCACGAACTTCCTGATCGGCTTCGGCCAGATATTCGGTTCGGTGGCCGCCGGCGGGGCGGTGGCGTGGGAAGCGCATATCGGCGGCTTCCTGTTCGGCTTCCTGTTCTTCCCGATCTTCGACGTTTCCGTGGCCGAGAGCCGGCGGGATTAA
- a CDS encoding nitroreductase, whose translation MKTEIKLIDYLSTRRSIPAFQMSAPGPSKSEVEEMLKLASRVPDHGKLAPWRFIVYRGEDRRRISEALAKIAFADKPDLSEEMVKVENTRLTRAPVVIAVVSRAAPHFKIPEWEQVMSAGAVCLNLVMAANAHGFASNWLTEWYAFDERAYPILGVEPGEKVAGFIHIGTPTVPPTERPRPELAEIVTWVGDDA comes from the coding sequence ATGAAAACCGAAATAAAGCTGATCGATTATCTTTCGACCCGCCGGTCGATCCCCGCCTTCCAGATGAGCGCGCCCGGCCCCTCGAAAAGCGAGGTGGAGGAGATGCTGAAGCTTGCGTCGCGCGTGCCGGACCACGGCAAGCTCGCGCCCTGGCGCTTCATCGTCTATCGCGGCGAGGACCGCCGGCGGATCAGTGAGGCGCTGGCGAAGATCGCGTTCGCCGACAAGCCGGACCTTTCGGAAGAAATGGTGAAGGTGGAGAACACGCGGCTCACCCGCGCGCCGGTGGTGATCGCCGTTGTCAGCCGCGCGGCGCCGCATTTCAAGATTCCGGAATGGGAACAGGTCATGTCCGCCGGCGCCGTCTGCCTCAACCTCGTAATGGCGGCGAATGCGCATGGCTTCGCCTCGAACTGGCTGACGGAATGGTATGCCTTCGACGAGCGCGCCTATCCCATCCTCGGCGTCGAGCCGGGCGAGAAGGTCGCCGGCTTCATCCATATCGGCACGCCCACCGTTCCGCCGACCGAGCGGCCGCGGCCGGAGCTTGCCGAAATCGTCACATGGGTCGGCGATGACGCCTGA
- a CDS encoding patatin-like phospholipase family protein, whose translation MLNWSFNRSLVTADASDPGGPSMNDVSHIPAPAPPRKPKIALALGGGAARGWAHIGVLRALEEEGIEVGMIAGTSIGSLVGGCYLAGKLDELEAFARSLTMRRIASLLDFTIRGSGLFGGMRLTRRMQEHIENLSIEDLDRPFVAVATEVNSGHEVWINSGSLITALRASYALPGIFEPIKCNNRTLVDGALVNPVPVSVCRAHEELLVVAVNLNYDLYGRSAVIKHSAGPQKIEEQKQEDGAARLGLTSVMVQSFNIIQDRISRARLAGDPPDLALHPKLADIGLSEFHRAGESIERGYLEGKARIFEIKRMLEVVMAR comes from the coding sequence ATGTTGAACTGGAGTTTCAATCGTAGCCTCGTAACGGCGGATGCCTCGGATCCCGGCGGACCTTCCATGAACGACGTTTCCCACATTCCCGCGCCGGCCCCGCCGCGCAAGCCGAAGATCGCCCTTGCCCTCGGCGGCGGCGCTGCCCGCGGCTGGGCCCATATCGGCGTGCTCCGGGCGCTGGAAGAAGAAGGCATCGAGGTGGGCATGATCGCCGGCACCTCCATCGGCTCCCTCGTCGGCGGCTGTTATCTGGCCGGCAAGCTCGACGAGCTGGAGGCCTTCGCCCGCTCGCTCACCATGCGCCGCATTGCGAGCCTCCTCGATTTCACCATTCGCGGCTCCGGCCTCTTCGGCGGCATGCGGCTGACCAGGCGCATGCAGGAGCATATCGAGAACCTGTCGATCGAGGATCTCGACCGGCCCTTCGTCGCGGTGGCGACGGAGGTCAACAGCGGCCACGAAGTCTGGATCAACAGCGGCTCGCTGATCACGGCATTGCGCGCGTCCTATGCCCTGCCCGGCATCTTCGAGCCGATCAAGTGCAACAACCGCACGCTGGTGGATGGCGCTCTGGTGAATCCGGTGCCCGTTTCCGTCTGCCGGGCGCATGAGGAGCTTCTGGTCGTCGCCGTCAACCTCAACTACGACCTCTACGGCCGCTCGGCCGTGATCAAGCACAGCGCGGGCCCGCAGAAGATCGAAGAACAGAAGCAGGAGGACGGCGCCGCCCGGCTCGGGCTGACGAGCGTCATGGTGCAGTCGTTCAACATCATCCAGGACCGGATTTCCCGCGCGCGCCTAGCCGGCGATCCGCCGGACCTCGCGCTGCATCCGAAGCTGGCCGATATCGGCCTTTCGGAATTCCATCGCGCCGGTGAATCCATCGAACGCGGCTATCTCGAGGGCAAGGCGCGGATTTTCGAGATCAAGCGGATGCTGGAAGTGGTGATGGCCCGCTGA
- a CDS encoding CBS domain-containing protein: MYVRTILDEKGRNVVTGGPQLTVRQAAVYLHENHIGAIVIVDRNDRIAGILTERDIVAAIARSGGECLDKPISSIMWGNVHRCGENQTVEELMEMMSTLRARHIPVEKDGRLVGIISIGDVVKSHIRAIQHEAEAIKAYIAS; the protein is encoded by the coding sequence ATGTATGTAAGGACTATACTGGACGAAAAAGGCCGCAACGTCGTAACCGGCGGCCCGCAGCTCACCGTAAGGCAGGCTGCCGTCTATCTGCATGAAAATCATATCGGCGCCATCGTCATCGTGGATCGAAATGACCGAATCGCGGGCATTCTGACCGAGCGCGATATCGTGGCCGCCATCGCCCGCAGCGGCGGCGAATGCCTGGACAAGCCCATTTCCTCCATCATGTGGGGCAATGTCCATCGTTGCGGCGAAAACCAGACGGTCGAGGAGCTCATGGAAATGATGAGCACGCTGCGCGCCCGCCACATCCCCGTGGAAAAGGACGGCCGCCTGGTGGGCATCATCTCGATCGGCGACGTGGTGAAATCCCACATCCGCGCGATCCAGCACGAAGCCGAAGCCATCAAGGCCTATATCGCAAGCTGA
- a CDS encoding DUF1697 domain-containing protein, with protein sequence METYVALLHSIVLSPGKRVVMADLKAMAEGLGFRNARTLVATGNLVFDGEAAPLAEIEARLETGFRARFGKHVDIIARTAEGWKRLAAGNPFPEGNGADVVVRAMRAPLDGKALARLESNATPGIRLALSHGDLWIDFAAKPSETKLLAHLTTKKLGIGTLRNANTVNGLCALLAR encoded by the coding sequence GTGGAAACCTATGTCGCCCTCCTGCATTCCATCGTGCTTTCGCCCGGGAAAAGGGTGGTGATGGCGGACCTCAAGGCGATGGCCGAAGGCCTCGGCTTCCGCAACGCCCGCACGCTGGTCGCCACCGGCAATCTCGTCTTCGACGGCGAGGCCGCGCCGCTCGCCGAAATCGAGGCGCGGCTGGAAACGGGGTTTCGCGCCCGCTTCGGCAAGCATGTCGACATCATCGCCCGCACCGCCGAAGGCTGGAAGCGCCTTGCCGCCGGCAATCCCTTCCCTGAAGGCAATGGCGCCGACGTCGTGGTGCGCGCCATGCGCGCGCCGCTCGACGGGAAAGCGCTGGCAAGGCTCGAAAGCAACGCGACACCCGGCATCCGCCTTGCCCTTTCGCACGGCGACCTCTGGATCGATTTCGCCGCGAAGCCGAGCGAAACGAAGCTGCTTGCGCATCTGACGACGAAGAAGCTCGGCATCGGCACGCTGCGCAACGCCAACACGGTCAACGGCCTTTGCGCGCTACTGGCCCGATAG
- a CDS encoding iron-sulfur cluster assembly scaffold protein: MMDDIYNSRILEFAGNIPRIGTLPDADAEAGAHSKLCGSRVKVYLKLDGDTVSDFAHEVKACALGQASSSVMARHVIGATVAEIRKAREDMLAMLKADGEGPTGRFEDMRFLKPVKDYKARHASTMLTFDAVVDAIGQIEAKRLEKAG; this comes from the coding sequence ATGATGGACGATATCTATAACAGCCGTATCCTCGAATTCGCCGGCAACATTCCGCGCATTGGCACCCTGCCGGATGCGGACGCCGAGGCCGGCGCCCATTCCAAGCTCTGCGGCTCGCGCGTGAAGGTCTATCTGAAACTCGACGGCGATACCGTCAGCGATTTCGCCCACGAGGTGAAGGCCTGCGCGCTCGGCCAGGCGTCGTCCTCGGTCATGGCGCGCCATGTGATCGGCGCGACGGTGGCGGAAATCCGCAAGGCGCGCGAGGACATGCTCGCCATGCTGAAGGCCGACGGCGAGGGACCGACCGGCCGCTTCGAAGACATGCGTTTCCTCAAGCCCGTCAAGGATTACAAGGCCCGCCACGCCTCCACCATGCTGACCTTCGACGCCGTGGTCGACGCCATCGGCCAGATCGAGGCGAAGCGGCTGGAAAAGGCCGGGTGA
- a CDS encoding flavin reductase family protein yields MFYETAENAHGLKHDPFKAIVAPRPIGWIGTKAADGRRNLSPYSFFSAVSDRPKLVMFSSSGHKDSVTNIEATGVFTCSLASRHLAAEMNASSVAVPYGVDEFDIAKLTPVAGRLVDAPYVGEAHAALECRATQILRPLGLDGRESDNWVVFGEVVGIHISREILKDGMIDMAVARPLGRMGYMDYCDGGADVFAMTRPKAG; encoded by the coding sequence CTGTTCTACGAGACGGCGGAAAACGCCCACGGCCTGAAGCACGATCCCTTCAAGGCGATCGTCGCGCCGCGCCCGATCGGCTGGATCGGCACGAAGGCGGCGGACGGGCGGCGCAACCTGTCGCCCTATTCGTTCTTCAGCGCGGTGAGCGACAGGCCGAAGCTCGTAATGTTCTCCTCCAGCGGTCACAAGGACAGCGTGACGAATATCGAGGCGACCGGCGTCTTCACCTGCTCGCTGGCCAGCCGGCATCTCGCCGCGGAGATGAATGCGAGCTCGGTCGCCGTGCCCTACGGTGTCGACGAATTCGATATCGCGAAACTGACGCCGGTGGCCGGCCGGCTCGTCGATGCGCCCTATGTCGGCGAGGCCCATGCGGCGCTCGAATGCCGGGCGACGCAGATCCTGCGGCCGCTCGGCCTCGACGGGCGTGAATCGGACAACTGGGTGGTATTCGGTGAGGTCGTCGGCATCCATATAAGCCGGGAAATCCTGAAAGACGGCATGATCGACATGGCCGTCGCCCGGCCGCTCGGGCGGATGGGCTACATGGATTATTGCGACGGCGGAGCGGATGTCTTCGCCATGACGCGGCCGAAGGCCGGGTGA
- a CDS encoding DUF2336 domain-containing protein — translation MIVHAFLRWVETARAADRAKAASVLARAYSRSRIAPDDRHAAEMAMIFLLDDPAPKVRLALAEALAESEDAPRAVVLPLAEDQPEIAAHIILCSPVLTDADLVDLAAKGGDMTRMLIAHRAIVSRPVSAALAEVGAAPDILALLENEGAAISRRSLTRIADRLGHDAEIRALLLDRTDLPSDARHALVEKIGSALAGFGLIQAAVGTSRVERITREACDVATIGMAAEVGAGEMPALVEHLRIAGRLTPVFLMHALCTGRVEFFAAAITNLSGQAERRVRSILSDGREAAVRALYETAGLGRDISALFAEATMLWRSEAKGGDGLLSVCERLLTRARATGNASCQSMLELVERLAIAEQRQTARSYALIATREAA, via the coding sequence TTGATCGTTCATGCATTTCTCCGTTGGGTCGAGACCGCGCGGGCAGCCGACAGGGCGAAGGCCGCCAGCGTGCTGGCGCGGGCCTATAGCCGTTCGCGCATCGCGCCGGACGACCGGCATGCGGCGGAGATGGCGATGATCTTCCTGCTCGACGACCCGGCGCCGAAGGTGCGGCTCGCACTGGCGGAGGCCCTTGCCGAGAGCGAGGACGCGCCGCGCGCCGTCGTTCTGCCGCTGGCGGAAGACCAGCCGGAAATCGCCGCGCATATCATTCTGTGTTCGCCCGTGCTGACGGATGCCGATCTGGTCGACCTTGCCGCTAAAGGCGGCGACATGACGCGCATGCTGATCGCACACCGCGCCATCGTCTCGCGGCCGGTTTCGGCGGCGCTTGCGGAAGTCGGCGCGGCGCCGGACATACTGGCGCTTCTCGAAAACGAGGGCGCGGCGATCTCCCGCCGCAGCCTGACGCGCATCGCCGACCGGCTCGGGCACGACGCGGAAATCCGCGCGCTCCTGCTCGACCGGACGGACCTGCCGAGCGATGCCCGCCATGCGCTGGTCGAGAAGATCGGCTCGGCGCTTGCCGGCTTCGGGCTGATCCAGGCCGCCGTCGGCACGAGCCGGGTGGAGCGCATCACGCGCGAGGCCTGCGACGTCGCGACGATCGGCATGGCCGCCGAAGTGGGAGCGGGCGAAATGCCGGCGCTCGTCGAGCACCTGCGCATCGCCGGCCGCCTGACGCCGGTCTTCCTCATGCATGCGCTGTGCACCGGCCGCGTCGAGTTCTTCGCGGCGGCCATCACCAATCTTTCGGGGCAGGCGGAACGGCGCGTCCGCTCGATCCTTTCCGACGGCCGCGAGGCGGCGGTGCGTGCGCTCTACGAGACGGCCGGCCTCGGCCGCGATATCAGCGCGCTCTTCGCCGAGGCGACGATGCTCTGGCGTAGCGAGGCCAAGGGCGGCGACGGCCTGCTCTCGGTCTGCGAACGGTTGCTCACCCGCGCCCGCGCCACGGGCAACGCCTCCTGCCAGTCCATGCTTGAACTGGTCGAGCGGCTGGCCATCGCCGAGCAGCGCCAGACGGCGCGAAGCTACGCGCTCATCGCGACGCGGGAAGCGGCGTAA
- the folE gene encoding GTP cyclohydrolase I FolE, whose translation MDAIVTNFPRVEDDAGRPTQKEAEDAVRVLLRWAGDDPQREGLLDTPKRVAKAYRELFSGYDLAAEDVLGRTFEEVAGYDDMVLVKDIPFFSHCEHHMVPIIGKAHVAYLPNGRVLGLSKIARVVEIFGRRLQTQETMTAQIAKSIDETLNPRGVAVMIEAEHMCMAMRGIQKQGSTTLTTTFTGAFKTEPAEQVRFMTMIRS comes from the coding sequence ATGGACGCCATAGTCACCAATTTTCCCCGCGTCGAGGATGATGCCGGCCGCCCCACGCAGAAAGAGGCGGAAGACGCGGTTCGCGTTCTGCTTCGCTGGGCCGGCGACGATCCGCAGCGCGAGGGCCTGCTCGACACGCCCAAGCGCGTCGCGAAAGCCTATCGCGAGCTCTTTTCCGGCTACGACCTTGCCGCCGAGGATGTGCTCGGCCGCACCTTCGAGGAGGTCGCCGGCTATGACGACATGGTGCTGGTGAAGGACATTCCGTTCTTCTCTCATTGCGAGCACCATATGGTGCCGATCATCGGCAAGGCGCATGTCGCCTATCTGCCGAACGGCCGGGTGCTGGGCCTTTCCAAGATCGCCCGCGTGGTGGAGATCTTCGGCCGCCGCCTGCAGACGCAGGAGACGATGACGGCGCAAATCGCCAAATCCATCGACGAAACGCTGAACCCGCGGGGCGTCGCCGTGATGATCGAGGCCGAGCATATGTGCATGGCCATGCGCGGCATCCAGAAACAGGGCTCGACAACGCTCACCACCACCTTTACCGGTGCCTTCAAGACCGAGCCGGCCGAACAGGTCCGGTTCATGACGATGATCCGGAGCTAG
- the thrS gene encoding threonine--tRNA ligase has product MSAPVSLTFPDGSVREYPAGSTGRDVAEAISKSLAKKAVAIALDGELRDLSDPVSNGRIEIVTREDDRALELIRHDAAHVMAEAVQELWPGTQVTIGPVIDNGFYYDFAKDEPFTPDDLPKIEKRMKEIIQRNKPFTKEVWSREKAKEVFSSKGEKYKVELVDAIPEGQDLKIYYQGDWFDLCRGPHMAATGQIGTAFKLMKVAGAYWRGDSNNPMLTRIYGTAWRTQEELDTYLNILAEAEKRDHRRLGREMDLFHFQEEGPGVVFWHGKGWRMFQTLVAYMRRRLAGTYEEVNAPQVLDKSLWETSGHWGWYRDNMFKVTVAGDETDDERVFALKPMNCPGHVQIFKHGLKSYRELPVRLAEFGNVHRYEPSGALHGLMRVRGFTQDDAHVFCTDEQMAAECLRINDLILSVYKDFGFEEITIKLSTRPDKRVGSDELWDRAESVMKQVLDTIQQQSNNIKTGILPGEGAFYGPKFEYTLKDAIGREWQCGTTQVDFNLPERFGAFYIDQASEKRQPVMIHRAICGSMERFLGILIENFAGHMPLWIAPMQVVVATITSEADDYAREVADKLREAGLTVETDLRNEKINYKVREHSVTKVPVIIVCGKREAEERSVNIRRLGSQNQTAMSLDEAIEALSLEAMPPDLKRKLGKA; this is encoded by the coding sequence ATGTCTGCACCTGTTTCCCTGACTTTTCCCGATGGTTCCGTCCGCGAATATCCCGCGGGCTCGACCGGGCGTGACGTGGCCGAGGCGATTTCCAAGTCGCTGGCCAAGAAGGCGGTCGCGATTGCGCTCGACGGCGAGCTGCGCGATCTCTCCGATCCCGTTTCCAACGGGCGGATCGAGATCGTCACCCGCGAGGACGACCGCGCGCTGGAACTCATTCGCCACGACGCCGCCCATGTGATGGCCGAGGCCGTGCAGGAGCTTTGGCCCGGCACGCAGGTGACGATCGGCCCGGTCATCGACAACGGCTTCTACTACGACTTCGCCAAGGACGAGCCCTTCACGCCCGACGATCTGCCCAAGATCGAAAAGCGCATGAAGGAGATCATCCAGCGCAACAAGCCCTTCACCAAGGAAGTCTGGTCGCGCGAAAAGGCCAAGGAGGTCTTCTCCTCCAAGGGCGAGAAGTACAAGGTCGAGCTGGTCGATGCGATCCCCGAGGGGCAGGACCTCAAGATCTACTACCAGGGCGACTGGTTCGACCTGTGTCGCGGCCCGCACATGGCCGCGACCGGCCAGATCGGCACGGCCTTCAAGCTGATGAAGGTCGCGGGCGCCTATTGGCGCGGCGATTCGAACAATCCGATGCTGACGCGCATCTACGGCACCGCCTGGCGCACGCAGGAGGAGCTCGATACCTATCTCAACATCCTCGCCGAAGCCGAGAAGCGCGACCATCGCCGCCTCGGACGCGAAATGGACCTGTTCCATTTCCAGGAGGAGGGGCCGGGCGTCGTCTTCTGGCACGGCAAGGGCTGGCGCATGTTCCAGACGCTCGTCGCCTATATGCGCCGTCGTCTCGCCGGCACCTATGAAGAGGTGAACGCGCCGCAGGTGCTCGACAAGTCGTTGTGGGAAACCTCGGGGCACTGGGGCTGGTACCGCGACAACATGTTCAAGGTGACCGTTGCCGGCGACGAGACCGACGACGAGCGCGTCTTCGCGCTGAAGCCGATGAACTGCCCGGGCCATGTGCAGATCTTCAAGCACGGCTTGAAGTCTTATCGCGAACTGCCCGTCCGTCTTGCGGAATTTGGCAACGTGCATCGCTATGAGCCCTCGGGCGCACTGCACGGGCTGATGCGCGTGCGCGGCTTCACGCAGGACGACGCGCATGTCTTCTGCACCGACGAGCAGATGGCGGCCGAATGCCTGCGCATCAACGACCTGATCCTCTCGGTCTACAAGGACTTCGGCTTCGAGGAGATCACCATCAAGCTCTCCACCCGGCCGGACAAGCGCGTCGGCTCGGACGAGCTCTGGGATCGCGCCGAGAGCGTTATGAAGCAGGTGCTCGACACGATCCAGCAGCAGTCGAACAACATCAAGACCGGCATCCTGCCGGGCGAGGGCGCGTTCTACGGGCCGAAGTTTGAATATACGCTGAAGGACGCCATCGGCCGCGAATGGCAGTGCGGCACCACACAGGTCGACTTCAACCTGCCGGAACGCTTCGGCGCCTTCTACATCGACCAGGCCTCGGAAAAGCGCCAGCCGGTGATGATCCACCGCGCTATCTGCGGTTCGATGGAGCGCTTCCTCGGCATCCTCATCGAGAACTTCGCAGGGCATATGCCGCTGTGGATCGCGCCGATGCAGGTGGTCGTGGCGACCATCACCTCGGAGGCGGACGATTATGCCCGCGAGGTGGCCGACAAGCTGCGCGAGGCGGGCCTGACCGTCGAGACGGATCTTCGCAACGAGAAGATCAACTACAAGGTCCGCGAGCATTCGGTGACCAAGGTCCCGGTCATCATCGTCTGCGGCAAGCGCGAGGCGGAGGAACGCTCCGTCAACATCCGCCGCCTCGGTTCGCAGAACCAGACGGCCATGTCGCTCGACGAGGCGATCGAAGCCCTGTCGCTGGAAGCGATGCCGCCGGACCTGAAGCGCAAGCTCGGCAAGGCTTGA
- a CDS encoding IS110 family transposase, producing MDKVVVGIDVSKDWLDVHVAPSGEHFRVGNDHAGVEALIARLSSHGPALVALEATGGYEHVAVAALSAAGLAVVVVNPAQVRAYANALGKHAKTDPIDAAVIAAFVEAAKPDIRPLKDEAARAFGELVTRRRQIVQMMVAEENRERMAASPPARKSIRRVLTALRRELESLDADMDDRIRKSPLWRVRERLLTSVPGVGPAVARTLLAHMPELGSLDRRQIAALAGLAPWTRQSGKWKGRSFIGGGRSNVRSVLFMAALVASRHNAVLKAFRDHLVAAGKPKIVAIVATMRKLLTMLNAIIRDQRPWQNT from the coding sequence ATGGACAAGGTTGTCGTCGGTATCGACGTATCGAAGGACTGGCTCGACGTGCATGTCGCACCGTCGGGTGAACATTTCCGGGTCGGCAACGATCATGCCGGCGTGGAGGCGCTGATAGCCCGGCTGTCGTCGCACGGCCCCGCTCTGGTGGCGCTGGAGGCGACGGGCGGCTACGAGCATGTGGCGGTGGCGGCGCTTTCGGCGGCGGGGCTTGCCGTGGTGGTCGTCAATCCGGCACAGGTTCGCGCCTATGCGAATGCTCTGGGCAAACATGCCAAGACCGATCCGATCGACGCGGCAGTGATCGCGGCCTTCGTCGAAGCGGCCAAGCCCGACATACGTCCCTTGAAGGACGAGGCGGCGCGGGCCTTCGGCGAACTGGTGACACGGCGGCGCCAGATCGTGCAGATGATGGTGGCGGAAGAGAACCGCGAGCGGATGGCCGCATCCCCGCCCGCCCGCAAGAGCATCCGGCGCGTCCTGACGGCGCTGCGGCGCGAGCTGGAGAGCCTTGATGCCGATATGGACGACCGGATCCGCAAATCACCGTTGTGGCGGGTGCGCGAGAGGCTGTTGACCTCGGTGCCGGGCGTGGGACCGGCGGTGGCGCGCACGCTTTTGGCACATATGCCGGAACTGGGCAGCCTCGACCGGCGACAGATCGCGGCGCTGGCCGGGCTTGCACCGTGGACGCGGCAATCGGGCAAGTGGAAGGGCAGGAGCTTCATCGGCGGAGGCCGGAGCAACGTGCGGTCCGTGCTGTTCATGGCAGCCCTCGTGGCCAGTCGCCACAATGCGGTGCTCAAGGCCTTCCGCGATCATCTCGTGGCGGCCGGCAAGCCGAAGATCGTCGCCATCGTCGCAACCATGCGGAAGCTGCTGACCATGCTCAACGCCATCATCAGGGACCAAAGGCCATGGCAAAACACTTGA